A region from the Variovorax sp. V93 genome encodes:
- the kdpA gene encoding potassium-transporting ATPase subunit KdpA, which produces MTSSAWGLLALFLAALLVLAWPVGKFLAALCNERVPRWMQRVEAPLYRLAGTRPEQSMHWLRYALALLAFNAVGAVFVYALQRLQGWLPLNPAGMGAISPDSAFNTAVSFVSNTNWQGYGGESAMSYLTQMLGLAVQNFFSAATGIAVAFALIRGFARRGDGKAKGLVGNFWADLTRITLWVLVPLSFVLAVFFVSQGAIQNFEAYKTVDTVEATAFQQPKNGADGQPLKNEKGEPVMEDATTRTQTLAMGPVASQEAIKMLGTNGGGFFNANSAHPYENLTALSNLLQMLAIFLIPAALCFTFGRVVGDLRQGWAVLAAMTVMFVAAVMVVIPAEQAGNPLFGALGVDQLHGVLQSGGNMEGKEVRFGIDASALFAAVTTAASCGAVIAMHDSFTPLGGMVPMVLMQLGEVVFGGVGSGLYGMLIFAMLAVFIAGLMIGRTPEYLGKKIEVREMKLISIAILVTPVLVLAGTAVAVLAGAGKAGIANPGAHGFSEILYALSSAANNNGSAFAGLSANTPFYNGLLGLAMWLGRFAVIVPVLAIAGSLAAKQRLPVTGGTLPTHGPLFVSLLIGTVLLVGLLNYVPALALGPVVEHLVLWK; this is translated from the coding sequence ATGACTTCTTCCGCATGGGGCCTGTTGGCTCTTTTTCTGGCCGCACTGCTGGTGTTGGCCTGGCCTGTCGGCAAATTCCTTGCCGCGCTGTGCAACGAGCGCGTGCCGCGCTGGATGCAGCGCGTCGAGGCGCCGCTCTACCGGCTCGCAGGCACGCGCCCCGAGCAATCGATGCACTGGCTGCGCTACGCGCTCGCGCTGCTGGCCTTCAATGCCGTGGGCGCGGTCTTCGTCTATGCGCTGCAGCGCCTGCAGGGCTGGCTGCCGCTGAATCCCGCGGGCATGGGCGCCATCTCGCCCGATTCGGCCTTCAACACCGCGGTGAGCTTCGTCTCCAACACCAACTGGCAGGGCTACGGCGGCGAGTCGGCCATGAGCTATCTCACGCAGATGCTTGGGCTCGCGGTGCAGAACTTCTTCTCGGCCGCGACGGGCATCGCGGTGGCCTTCGCGCTGATCCGCGGCTTCGCGCGGCGCGGCGACGGCAAGGCCAAGGGCCTGGTCGGCAACTTCTGGGCCGACCTCACGCGCATCACGCTGTGGGTGCTGGTGCCGCTGTCGTTCGTGCTCGCGGTGTTCTTCGTGAGCCAGGGCGCGATCCAGAACTTCGAGGCCTACAAGACCGTAGACACGGTCGAGGCCACGGCCTTCCAGCAGCCGAAGAACGGTGCCGACGGCCAGCCGCTGAAGAACGAGAAGGGTGAGCCGGTGATGGAAGACGCCACCACCAGGACGCAGACGCTCGCCATGGGGCCGGTGGCTTCGCAGGAAGCCATCAAGATGCTCGGCACCAACGGCGGCGGCTTCTTCAACGCCAACTCGGCGCATCCCTACGAGAACCTGACCGCGCTCAGCAACCTGCTGCAGATGCTCGCGATCTTCCTGATCCCGGCGGCGCTGTGCTTCACCTTCGGCCGCGTGGTGGGCGACCTGCGCCAGGGCTGGGCGGTGCTCGCGGCGATGACGGTGATGTTCGTGGCCGCGGTGATGGTCGTCATTCCCGCCGAGCAGGCCGGCAATCCGCTCTTCGGCGCGCTCGGCGTCGACCAGCTGCATGGCGTGCTGCAAAGCGGCGGCAACATGGAAGGCAAGGAAGTGCGCTTCGGCATCGATGCCTCGGCGCTCTTCGCCGCCGTCACCACGGCCGCCTCGTGCGGCGCGGTGATCGCGATGCACGACTCCTTCACGCCGCTTGGCGGCATGGTGCCCATGGTGCTGATGCAGCTGGGCGAGGTGGTGTTCGGCGGCGTGGGCAGCGGCCTGTACGGCATGCTGATCTTCGCGATGCTCGCGGTGTTCATCGCGGGGCTGATGATCGGCCGCACGCCCGAGTACCTCGGCAAGAAGATCGAGGTGCGCGAGATGAAGCTGATCTCCATCGCCATCCTGGTCACACCTGTGCTGGTGCTGGCGGGCACGGCGGTGGCGGTGCTGGCCGGTGCGGGCAAGGCCGGCATCGCGAACCCCGGCGCCCACGGCTTCTCCGAAATCCTCTACGCACTGAGCTCGGCCGCCAACAACAACGGCAGCGCCTTCGCGGGCCTCTCGGCCAACACGCCGTTCTACAACGGCCTGCTCGGGCTTGCGATGTGGCTCGGCCGCTTCGCGGTGATCGTGCCGGTGCTGGCCATTGCCGGCTCGCTCGCGGCAAAGCAGCGCCTGCCCGTCACTGGCGGCACGCTGCCCACGCACGGGCCGCTGTTCGTCTCGCTGCTGATCGGCACGGTGCTGCTGGTCGGCCTTCTCAACTACGTGCCGGCGCTGGCGCTCGGACCCGTGGTCGAACACCTCGTGCTCTGGAAATGA
- the kdpF gene encoding K(+)-transporting ATPase subunit F, producing MIGLEALYGFGALVAVLLFAYLVFALICAEEF from the coding sequence GTGATCGGCCTCGAAGCGCTTTACGGCTTCGGCGCGCTGGTGGCCGTGCTCCTGTTCGCGTACCTCGTGTTCGCGCTGATCTGTGCCGAGGAGTTCTGA
- a CDS encoding helix-turn-helix transcriptional regulator: MTSRPLDAKPAWMPHQPADRILSTLKTRGALGIPDIAKVLDVTVEAVRQQMAKLQAEGLVDAESRPAGRGRPTQIWRLTGAGHARFPDTHAEMTVQMISAVISVFGEKGMDRLIGAREEAMRANYREAMRGTRSLKNKLERLADIRSREGYMAEFRPEGDGFLFIENHCPICAAARACTGFCRSELQLFDEVLGPGVSVSRVEHVLAGARRCAYQVSPKSAP, encoded by the coding sequence ATGACCTCGCGCCCCCTCGACGCCAAGCCCGCCTGGATGCCGCACCAGCCGGCGGACCGCATCCTGTCCACGCTCAAGACCCGTGGCGCGCTCGGCATTCCCGACATCGCCAAGGTGCTCGACGTCACGGTGGAGGCCGTGCGCCAGCAGATGGCCAAGCTGCAGGCCGAGGGCCTGGTCGATGCCGAGAGCCGTCCCGCGGGCCGCGGCAGGCCCACGCAGATATGGCGCCTTACCGGCGCCGGCCACGCGCGCTTTCCCGACACGCATGCCGAGATGACGGTGCAGATGATCAGCGCCGTGATCAGCGTGTTCGGCGAGAAGGGCATGGACCGGCTCATCGGCGCGCGCGAGGAGGCCATGCGCGCCAACTACCGCGAGGCCATGCGCGGCACGCGCAGCCTCAAGAACAAGCTCGAGCGGCTGGCCGACATCCGCAGCCGCGAGGGCTACATGGCCGAGTTCCGGCCCGAGGGCGACGGCTTCCTCTTCATCGAGAACCATTGCCCCATCTGCGCCGCGGCGCGCGCCTGCACCGGCTTTTGTCGCAGCGAGCTGCAGCTCTTCGACGAAGTGCTGGGCCCCGGCGTGAGCGTGAGCCGCGTCGAGCACGTGCTCGCGGGCGCGCGGCGCTGCGCCTACCAGGTGAGCCCGAAGAGCGCGCCCTGA
- a CDS encoding superoxide dismutase, giving the protein MEHTLPPLPYALDALAPEYSKETLEYHYGKHHNAYVVNLNNLQKGTEFESMPLEEIVKKSSGGIYNNAAQIWNHTFFWSCMKPQGGGAPSGALAKAIDAKWGSYDAFKEAFVKSAVGNFGSGWTWLVKKADGSLDIVNMGAAGTPLTTGDTPVLTVDVWEHAYYIDYRNLRPKFVETFLAKLVNWDFAAKNFG; this is encoded by the coding sequence ATGGAACACACCCTGCCGCCCCTGCCCTACGCCCTCGACGCGCTGGCACCCGAGTACTCGAAGGAAACCCTCGAGTACCACTACGGCAAGCACCACAACGCCTACGTGGTGAACCTCAACAACCTGCAAAAGGGCACCGAGTTCGAATCGATGCCCCTTGAGGAAATCGTCAAGAAGTCCAGCGGCGGCATCTACAACAACGCCGCCCAGATCTGGAACCACACCTTCTTCTGGAGCTGCATGAAGCCCCAGGGCGGCGGCGCTCCGAGCGGCGCGCTGGCCAAGGCCATCGATGCCAAGTGGGGCAGCTACGACGCGTTCAAGGAAGCGTTCGTGAAGTCGGCCGTGGGCAACTTCGGTTCGGGCTGGACCTGGCTGGTGAAGAAGGCCGACGGCTCGCTGGACATCGTGAACATGGGCGCCGCGGGCACGCCGCTGACCACCGGCGACACACCGGTGCTGACGGTGGACGTCTGGGAGCACGCCTACTACATCGACTACCGCAACCTGCGCCCGAAGTTCGTCGAGACCTTCCTGGCCAAGCTGGTGAACTGGGACTTCGCGGCAAAGAACTTCGGCTGA
- a CDS encoding VOC family protein, producing the protein MLGNINAVANLAVKDLAVARRFYEDTLGLAQVDAEGDEVIVYRSGNSRVNVYRSAFAGTNQATAVTWPVDGDIERLVAALKAKGVRFEHYDMPGARLEGDIHVMGDMKVAWFKDPDGNILNLING; encoded by the coding sequence ATGCTCGGAAACATCAACGCGGTGGCCAATCTCGCGGTGAAGGATCTCGCCGTGGCGCGCCGCTTCTATGAAGACACGCTGGGCCTGGCGCAGGTCGATGCCGAGGGCGACGAGGTGATCGTCTACCGCAGCGGCAACTCACGCGTCAACGTGTACCGCTCGGCCTTCGCGGGCACCAACCAGGCCACGGCCGTGACCTGGCCGGTCGATGGCGATATCGAGCGGCTCGTGGCCGCGCTCAAGGCCAAGGGCGTGCGCTTCGAGCACTACGACATGCCCGGCGCAAGGCTCGAAGGCGACATCCACGTCATGGGCGACATGAAGGTCGCGTGGTTCAAGGACCCGGACGGGAACATCCTGAACCTCATCAACGGCTGA
- a CDS encoding LysM peptidoglycan-binding domain-containing protein, whose protein sequence is MSKLISATYHPNIEVAEFICEDGRHLLRSGGTLPWRINNPGDLTARMVDGVPAPKKAKGYVGFATTKSGRTFLIFPDEDSGRTELKANLKRLHGNRTIPEAIPVYAPKGENNTEKYTDDLLRTSGIPGDRKLSECTDAELEKIVDSISEIEGYHAKPETRKETWVVVSTINATNGSQPLPDTEIILQKGDREEKVKSDATGRFPLVIHPSDKAPVHVKVTDPKTKEPVTVGTIQGDAGQDFNLLAKFRKWKGVAGSEKINSSMPGQKKPMSYVVQPGDSLGKIAKLYRTSVAAIKDGNGLSSDRIYPGEVLLIGGSGKEAGPAQGAPTAVAPKAVPASTPAIPKPRPRPAAPPAAPIPSSTQPSDSERSKEGTGKVLALINPFPGRAPWMPIAIAEAKLRAGETEATLQDKINYHIEVNDGLKSLDGNSNAWCAAFVNWCLSQAKYPIDNISFPNHRTAKARAHGFYEVDGPKEKSEKVARIIRNPLFVELDRPIYGAIAMVTSKSGHGHHVGFVYAKYGGEDLILLGGNQRNQIRFSPFSKEVRAPVKVKGKNGKMEIKKSGSSDYLKYFVPTSYHEQAKKDLNDPGLEEANSVSLNLMLGIPPDKPKKSASQSNRDIL, encoded by the coding sequence ATGTCAAAGCTGATATCCGCAACCTACCACCCCAACATCGAAGTCGCAGAGTTCATCTGCGAGGACGGCCGACATCTGCTGCGCTCCGGCGGAACACTGCCATGGCGAATCAATAACCCTGGCGACTTGACCGCTCGAATGGTGGATGGCGTGCCCGCTCCCAAGAAGGCCAAGGGCTACGTCGGGTTCGCCACCACCAAGTCCGGCAGAACATTCCTGATCTTCCCCGATGAGGATTCCGGGCGGACGGAACTGAAGGCCAACCTGAAACGCCTGCATGGCAACCGAACCATCCCCGAAGCCATTCCGGTCTACGCCCCCAAAGGGGAAAACAACACGGAAAAATATACAGACGACCTGCTCCGGACAAGCGGCATTCCGGGCGACCGGAAATTAAGCGAATGCACCGATGCAGAGCTTGAGAAGATAGTGGACAGCATCTCGGAAATCGAGGGCTACCACGCGAAACCCGAAACCCGGAAAGAAACCTGGGTGGTCGTGAGCACGATCAACGCCACCAACGGCAGCCAGCCCTTGCCCGATACGGAAATCATCCTGCAAAAGGGAGACAGGGAAGAAAAGGTCAAATCCGATGCCACAGGGCGCTTCCCGCTGGTAATTCACCCTTCGGACAAGGCCCCTGTGCATGTCAAGGTCACAGACCCGAAAACCAAGGAGCCGGTGACGGTCGGAACGATTCAAGGCGACGCCGGCCAAGACTTCAATCTCTTGGCGAAGTTCAGAAAATGGAAGGGCGTCGCGGGCTCGGAAAAGATCAACAGCTCCATGCCCGGCCAGAAAAAGCCGATGAGCTACGTGGTGCAACCCGGAGACAGCCTAGGGAAAATCGCAAAACTGTACCGCACCAGTGTCGCAGCGATCAAGGATGGCAACGGCCTGAGCAGCGACCGGATCTATCCTGGCGAAGTGCTGCTGATCGGGGGGAGCGGCAAGGAAGCCGGCCCGGCACAAGGGGCTCCAACGGCCGTGGCACCAAAGGCTGTTCCAGCAAGCACGCCAGCAATTCCGAAACCCCGACCTCGTCCCGCAGCCCCGCCGGCAGCGCCCATCCCGTCAAGCACGCAACCCTCGGATTCGGAGCGATCCAAGGAAGGAACGGGAAAGGTCTTGGCATTGATCAATCCTTTTCCTGGTCGAGCTCCTTGGATGCCTATTGCTATCGCGGAAGCGAAGCTGAGGGCGGGCGAAACTGAAGCCACTCTGCAAGACAAAATCAACTATCACATTGAAGTGAACGACGGCTTGAAATCTTTGGACGGGAACAGCAACGCATGGTGCGCCGCTTTCGTTAATTGGTGCCTGTCACAAGCAAAGTATCCGATCGACAACATCAGCTTTCCAAATCACAGGACCGCGAAAGCACGTGCACACGGCTTTTACGAAGTAGACGGGCCTAAGGAAAAATCTGAAAAAGTAGCACGAATAATTCGAAACCCTTTGTTCGTGGAATTGGATAGACCAATATACGGCGCTATCGCGATGGTCACGTCAAAATCCGGTCACGGACATCATGTCGGCTTCGTCTACGCAAAGTATGGTGGCGAAGATTTAATCCTCCTTGGAGGAAATCAGCGCAACCAGATAAGATTTTCTCCTTTTTCAAAGGAGGTGAGGGCTCCTGTGAAAGTAAAGGGAAAAAATGGAAAAATGGAAATAAAAAAATCGGGAAGTTCGGATTATTTGAAATACTTTGTCCCCACCTCTTATCATGAGCAAGCCAAAAAAGATCTAAACGATCCCGGATTGGAGGAGGCGAATTCTGTGTCATTGAATCTGATGTTGGGAATACCTCCCGACAAACCAAAAAAAAGCGCAAGTCAATCAAACAGAGATATTTTGTAA
- a CDS encoding type VI secretion system Vgr family protein: MSMFDRASLLARGLPAPAKRRVTLHSPLGEALQFHRLVGREALHQLFEFDLDLLGRSHAIDARALLGEPATVVMETESGAPRYLAGLVTHFGLTQVDARQSFYRMTLRPWLWLATRRSDLRVFQDQTVPDILAEVLGSYGHSLEKRLSRDYRTWDYCVQYQESDFDFISRLCEREGIYYYFRHEAERHILVFADDIAASHDPLPGGDTVRFHPSEQAGMTRGSGASPGERIYEWKTGEEIRAGFHATSDYDFLKPRADLSSLRQMPAGHAHDKLERYNWPGGYTKHDDGEAYARIRTEEQASGRSTASGRSNRRDLAPGCTFQLAHHPRDDQNQPYLLTSVDYELQENLQASEGAAPSEGSVQRFAFEAQPTSYAWRPPRTTPRPRTCGPQTAVVVGPRNQEIWADQYGRVKVQFHWDRLGQRDENSSCWVRVSMAWAGATFGAAALPRIGQEVVVDFLGGDPDHPLITGRVFNAEHMPAWHLPAQTNLSGIRSCELGLQERSGGTRGNHLALDDHPGKIQVQLKSDHLSSSLSLGHVGRIDDAAGRKDDRGEGAELRTDGHAAVRAGRGLLLTTETRSHAQGHITDLSETAARLTAARDLHERQSQTAQQAKAHEAGDQDAVTRVLKEQNDAIKGRGGDGQEDRFPELDEPHLVIASAAGIQSTAAGATHIASITHNALSSGGHTSISAGKSLLASVKEAVRVFAYKSIRLTAATAGIDIAALEKGINLFARLDINLGAEKISITAKDEILINGGSSFTRWNASGIVHGTSGVWREHAGIHSLAGPMNMEKLLRMQGVSHDDKYSVRFAPLGSDEVFKHLEMAGLPYKILDERQAVKAEGVIPDDGRLPRITFETPDEATLIVGEETWDWSPVPTMRTEQANPDMADAESEDADDDPPDIEDSRFFAQPEGGAGLNHFLSESVVEAHLNGLA; the protein is encoded by the coding sequence ATGTCAATGTTCGATCGCGCGAGCTTGCTCGCCCGTGGCTTGCCCGCGCCTGCGAAAAGGCGCGTCACCCTGCACTCGCCCCTGGGCGAAGCCTTGCAGTTCCACCGTCTGGTTGGCCGCGAGGCGCTGCACCAGCTCTTCGAATTCGATCTGGACCTGCTGGGCCGCAGCCACGCCATCGATGCGAGGGCCCTGCTGGGCGAGCCCGCCACCGTCGTGATGGAGACCGAGAGCGGCGCCCCGCGCTACCTGGCCGGCCTTGTCACCCACTTCGGCCTCACGCAGGTGGACGCCCGCCAGTCCTTCTACCGGATGACGCTGCGCCCCTGGCTGTGGCTGGCCACGCGGCGCAGCGACCTGCGGGTGTTCCAGGACCAGACCGTGCCCGACATCCTTGCCGAGGTGCTGGGCAGCTACGGCCATTCCCTCGAAAAGAGGCTCAGCCGCGACTACCGCACCTGGGACTACTGCGTGCAATACCAGGAGAGCGACTTCGACTTCATCTCGCGCCTGTGCGAACGCGAAGGCATCTACTACTACTTCAGGCACGAAGCCGAGCGCCACATCCTGGTGTTTGCCGACGACATCGCCGCCTCGCACGACCCCCTGCCCGGTGGCGACACCGTGCGCTTCCATCCCTCCGAACAGGCGGGCATGACCCGAGGCAGCGGCGCCAGCCCGGGCGAGCGCATCTACGAATGGAAGACCGGCGAAGAAATCCGCGCCGGTTTCCATGCCACCAGCGACTACGACTTCCTCAAACCCAGGGCGGACCTGTCCAGCCTGCGGCAAATGCCCGCCGGCCACGCACACGACAAGCTCGAGCGCTACAACTGGCCCGGCGGCTACACGAAGCACGACGACGGCGAGGCCTATGCGCGCATCCGCACCGAAGAACAGGCCAGCGGGCGCAGCACCGCGAGCGGGCGTTCCAACCGGCGCGACCTGGCGCCGGGCTGCACCTTCCAGCTCGCGCACCATCCGCGGGACGACCAGAACCAGCCCTACCTCCTGACCAGTGTCGACTACGAGCTGCAGGAAAACCTGCAGGCCAGCGAAGGCGCCGCCCCGTCCGAAGGCTCGGTGCAGCGCTTCGCCTTCGAGGCCCAGCCCACGAGCTATGCCTGGCGCCCACCGCGCACCACGCCCAGGCCGCGCACCTGCGGGCCCCAGACCGCCGTCGTCGTCGGTCCGCGCAACCAGGAGATCTGGGCCGACCAGTACGGCCGCGTCAAGGTCCAGTTCCACTGGGACCGGCTCGGCCAGCGCGACGAGAACTCCAGCTGCTGGGTGCGCGTGTCCATGGCCTGGGCCGGCGCGACCTTCGGCGCGGCCGCCCTGCCGCGCATCGGGCAGGAGGTGGTCGTCGATTTCCTCGGCGGCGACCCCGACCACCCCCTCATCACCGGGCGCGTGTTCAATGCCGAGCACATGCCTGCATGGCACCTGCCCGCCCAGACGAACCTCTCGGGCATACGAAGCTGCGAACTGGGCCTGCAAGAGCGCTCTGGCGGCACGCGCGGCAATCACCTGGCGCTGGATGACCATCCCGGGAAGATCCAGGTCCAGCTCAAGAGCGATCACCTCAGCAGCAGCCTGAGCCTGGGCCACGTCGGCCGCATCGACGACGCGGCGGGCCGCAAGGACGACCGCGGCGAGGGCGCCGAACTGCGCACCGACGGCCACGCCGCCGTGCGCGCGGGCAGGGGCCTGCTGCTCACCACCGAGACACGCTCCCATGCGCAAGGCCACATTACCGACCTCAGCGAAACAGCCGCGCGCCTGACGGCTGCGCGCGACCTGCATGAGCGCCAGAGCCAGACCGCCCAGCAGGCCAAGGCGCACGAGGCGGGCGACCAGGACGCCGTCACCCGCGTTCTCAAGGAACAGAACGATGCCATCAAGGGCAGGGGTGGCGACGGGCAGGAAGACCGGTTTCCGGAACTCGACGAACCTCACCTGGTAATCGCCAGCGCGGCGGGCATCCAGAGCACCGCGGCAGGCGCCACGCACATCGCGAGCATCACCCACAACGCGTTGAGCAGCGGCGGCCACACCAGCATCAGCGCGGGCAAGAGCCTGCTGGCCAGCGTGAAGGAGGCCGTGCGCGTGTTCGCCTACAAGTCCATCCGCCTGACCGCGGCCACCGCCGGCATCGACATCGCCGCGCTGGAGAAAGGCATCAATCTCTTCGCCAGGCTCGACATCAACCTGGGAGCCGAAAAGATCAGCATCACCGCCAAGGACGAGATCCTGATCAACGGGGGCAGCAGCTTTACGCGGTGGAATGCCTCGGGGATCGTGCATGGCACCAGCGGGGTGTGGCGCGAGCATGCGGGCATCCACAGCCTGGCGGGGCCGATGAACATGGAGAAGCTTCTACGGATGCAGGGCGTCAGCCATGACGACAAGTACAGCGTCCGCTTCGCGCCGCTTGGCAGCGACGAAGTCTTCAAGCATCTGGAAATGGCGGGGCTGCCCTACAAGATCCTGGACGAGCGGCAGGCGGTCAAAGCCGAAGGAGTCATTCCGGACGACGGGCGGCTTCCAAGAATCACCTTCGAGACGCCCGATGAGGCGACGTTGATCGTGGGCGAAGAGACCTGGGATTGGAGCCCGGTTCCCACGATGCGCACGGAGCAGGCCAATCCCGATATGGCCGACGCAGAAAGCGAGGATGCGGACGACGATCCGCCTGACATCGAAGACTCGAGATTCTTTGCGCAACCGGAAGGAGGGGCGGGCCTGAACCACTTTCTTTCTGAGTCAGTGGTCGAAGCTCATCTGAACGGGTTGGCCTGA
- a CDS encoding Bug family tripartite tricarboxylate transporter substrate binding protein has protein sequence MIRKLTCSLALALALPLAFTAPAQAQSYPTKPIRMIVPFPPGGGTDILARLVAQKLTEANHWTVVPDNRGGAGGTIGIAEAARAAPTGYDIVMGQKDNMVVAPWLYKNLSYHPVKDLTAVAHVAYTPVVIVTQANSKFKTLDDVVKAARAAPDTVTYGSPGNGTTIHLAGEIFNGAAQIKMRHVPYKGSNAAMMDVLAGNVDLMVSSVPSALAQIKAGKLRPLAVTSAKRSTSLPETPTVAELGYKGFDVSTWYGLFVPAKTPKDVIATLNAEVNKLLATPEMKAAIVAQGAEPQGMTPEQFETLLKTDYEKWKGIVQASGATIE, from the coding sequence ATGATCCGCAAGCTCACCTGCTCGCTGGCCCTCGCGCTGGCACTTCCCCTGGCCTTCACCGCCCCTGCGCAGGCACAGTCCTACCCCACCAAGCCCATTCGCATGATCGTGCCCTTCCCGCCCGGCGGCGGCACCGACATCCTGGCGCGGCTGGTCGCGCAGAAGCTCACCGAGGCCAACCACTGGACCGTGGTGCCCGACAACCGCGGCGGCGCCGGCGGCACCATCGGCATTGCGGAGGCCGCGCGCGCCGCGCCCACGGGCTACGACATCGTGATGGGCCAGAAGGACAACATGGTCGTTGCGCCCTGGCTCTACAAGAACCTGAGCTACCACCCGGTGAAGGACCTCACGGCCGTGGCCCACGTGGCCTACACGCCGGTGGTGATCGTCACGCAGGCCAACTCGAAGTTCAAGACGCTCGACGACGTGGTGAAAGCCGCGCGCGCCGCGCCCGACACCGTCACCTACGGCTCGCCGGGCAACGGCACCACCATCCACCTGGCCGGCGAGATCTTCAACGGTGCCGCCCAGATCAAGATGCGCCACGTGCCCTACAAGGGCTCCAACGCGGCCATGATGGACGTGCTCGCGGGCAACGTCGACCTGATGGTGTCGTCGGTGCCCTCGGCGCTGGCGCAGATCAAGGCGGGCAAGCTGCGCCCGCTGGCCGTGACCTCGGCCAAGCGCAGCACCTCGCTGCCCGAGACGCCCACCGTGGCCGAGCTGGGCTACAAGGGCTTCGACGTGTCCACCTGGTATGGCCTCTTCGTGCCCGCCAAGACGCCGAAGGACGTGATCGCCACGCTGAATGCCGAAGTCAACAAGCTGCTGGCCACGCCCGAGATGAAGGCCGCCATCGTCGCGCAGGGCGCCGAGCCGCAGGGCATGACGCCCGAGCAGTTCGAGACGCTGCTGAAGACCGACTACGAGAAGTGGAAGGGCATTGTGCAAGCCTCGGGCGCGACCATCGAATAA
- a CDS encoding MBL fold metallo-hydrolase — translation MAAQRKNSKNALPLKAAALAAVAALAQGCAQTPPSTTAPLAATPSEASVAAHVATATRAAGTDLKPLLTLCQPAPAARPPQDALDKSLTAFINRPAPPPGQAFDNLYFVGADWVSAWAIKTSQGIILIDALNTQAEAASLIEGGMRRLGLDPAQIKYVIVTHGHGDHYGGAGYLAQKYRARVVMSEADWTMTETRLEFATPIWGAPPKRDISVKDGDRITLGDTSVTLYLTPGHTMGTLSPVFDVSAGGRKHRAMLWGGTGFNFGKDVPRLDAYIGATQRMGAIAQSQRVDVLLSNHSNIDGSQARLAALRQQPAPAANPFVLGTPAVERSLAVMGECAQAQRDRFLL, via the coding sequence ATGGCAGCACAGCGCAAGAATTCGAAGAACGCCCTCCCGCTGAAGGCCGCCGCCCTGGCAGCGGTTGCCGCACTGGCACAGGGCTGCGCGCAGACACCGCCCAGTACCACCGCGCCGCTGGCCGCCACCCCCTCGGAGGCCAGCGTGGCGGCCCACGTGGCCACCGCCACGCGCGCGGCCGGCACCGACCTCAAGCCCCTGCTGACCCTGTGCCAGCCCGCCCCCGCGGCCCGGCCGCCGCAGGACGCGCTCGACAAGAGCCTCACCGCATTCATCAACCGGCCCGCGCCGCCGCCGGGCCAGGCCTTCGACAACCTGTATTTCGTGGGCGCCGACTGGGTCAGCGCCTGGGCGATCAAGACCTCGCAGGGGATCATCCTGATCGATGCGCTCAACACCCAGGCCGAGGCCGCGTCGCTCATCGAGGGCGGCATGCGCAGGCTGGGGCTCGACCCGGCGCAGATCAAGTACGTGATCGTGACGCACGGCCACGGCGACCACTACGGCGGTGCCGGCTACCTTGCACAGAAGTACCGCGCGCGCGTGGTGATGAGCGAGGCCGACTGGACCATGACCGAAACCCGGCTCGAGTTCGCGACGCCGATCTGGGGCGCGCCGCCCAAGCGCGACATCTCGGTGAAGGACGGCGACCGCATCACGCTCGGCGACACCAGCGTCACGCTATACCTCACGCCGGGCCACACCATGGGCACGCTCTCGCCGGTGTTCGACGTGAGCGCAGGCGGGCGCAAGCACCGCGCGATGCTCTGGGGCGGCACGGGCTTCAATTTCGGCAAGGACGTGCCGCGGCTGGACGCCTACATCGGCGCCACGCAGCGCATGGGTGCGATCGCGCAGAGCCAGCGTGTCGACGTGCTGCTGTCGAACCATTCGAACATCGATGGCTCGCAAGCCAGGCTCGCCGCCCTGCGGCAGCAGCCTGCGCCGGCCGCGAACCCGTTCGTGCTCGGCACGCCGGCGGTGGAGCGCTCGCTGGCCGTGATGGGCGAATGCGCGCAGGCGCAGCGCGACCGGTTCTTGCTGTAG